A window of Bacillota bacterium contains these coding sequences:
- a CDS encoding polysaccharide deacetylase family protein produces MFFFVVGRRQARTILAALICLTIVLAYQSLAVWANARGGSNPDLVWYVSTDEPAIALTFDDGPDPKYTPAVLKALDQYGAKATFFFIGRNVEEYPDLVRQVVAAGHEVGNHTYSHQYNLSHLPEGEIVRQIEKTAALVGDVSGYQTKVFRPPGGAYNPHLISVVKSLGYDIILWTWTTNPSDAYAPGSDKITRRATEAALPGDIILLHEGVNHGQTLKALPQIMKVLSDRGFKFVTVSQLLALRKAPLPTH; encoded by the coding sequence TTGTTCTTTTTTGTGGTCGGCCGGCGGCAAGCCAGAACGATTTTGGCCGCCCTGATCTGCCTGACCATCGTCCTGGCCTACCAGAGTCTGGCCGTCTGGGCCAACGCCCGCGGGGGCAGCAACCCCGACCTCGTCTGGTACGTATCCACTGATGAACCGGCGATTGCCCTGACCTTCGATGACGGCCCCGACCCCAAGTACACCCCGGCGGTCCTGAAGGCTCTCGACCAGTACGGTGCCAAGGCCACCTTCTTCTTTATCGGGCGGAACGTCGAGGAATACCCCGACCTCGTCCGACAGGTCGTGGCGGCCGGGCACGAGGTCGGCAATCACACCTATTCCCACCAGTACAACCTGAGTCACCTGCCGGAGGGAGAAATCGTCCGGCAGATCGAGAAGACGGCCGCGCTGGTCGGCGACGTCTCCGGGTATCAGACCAAGGTCTTCAGGCCGCCGGGCGGGGCGTACAACCCTCATCTCATCTCGGTGGTCAAGAGCCTCGGCTACGATATCATCCTGTGGACCTGGACGACCAACCCCAGCGACGCTTATGCACCCGGGAGTGACAAGATCACTCGGCGGGCGACCGAGGCAGCCCTTCCGGGGGACATCATCCTCCTCCATGAAGGGGTCAACCACGGCCAGACCCTGAAGGCCCTCCCGCAGATCATGAAGGTCCTTTCTGACCGCGGCTTCAAGTTCGTCACCGTCAGCCAGCTGCTGGCCCTCCGGAAGGCACCGTTGCCCACCCATTGA